A single window of Cataglyphis hispanica isolate Lineage 1 chromosome 2, ULB_Chis1_1.0, whole genome shotgun sequence DNA harbors:
- the LOC126858813 gene encoding transmembrane protein 41 homolog isoform X1 has translation MNTQVNAKSVLPKATNGEVSTKRAVLTVGLIFIASLTALFYVYMSFPELEQHEKQYMKLPFHIEDAKNLGKLLERYKDLYYFQVLAGLFITYIFLQTFAIPGSIFLSILSGFLFRFPIALLLVCTCSAVGATLCYLLSSLLGRRLLYRYFPDKAKEWTIIVTRHRHNLLNYMLFLRMTPLLPNWFINLASPVIGVPMIPFTVGTFFGVAPPSFVAIQAGQTLQKLTSSSDAWSWNSIIILCIFALLSLLPVLYKQKLKQKFE, from the exons atgaacACGCAAGTCAATGCGAAATCAG tattaccGAAAGCAACCAATGGCGAAGTATCAACGAAAAGAGCAGTATTAACTGTTGGACTAATCTTCATAGCTTCATTGACAGCAttgttttatgtatacatgagCTTTCCAGAATTAGAACA ACATGAGAAACAGTATATGAAACTGCCGTTTCATATAGAGGATGCCAAGAATTTGGGAAAGTTATTAGAACGGTATAAGGATCTATATTATTTCCAAGTATTGGCTGGACTGTTCATTACTTACATCTT CTTACAAACATTTGCCATTCCTGgctctatctttctttcaattctGTCGGGATTTCTTTTTCGCTTTCCAATTGCGCTACTACTCGTGTGTACGTGCAGTGCAGTCGGCGCAACCTTGTGTTACCTGTTGTCCTCTTTACTGGGCAGACGATTGCTGTATCGATACTTTCCAGATAAGGCGAAAGAATGGACCATCATTGTGACTAGGCATCGTCATAATCTACTGAATTACATGCTGTTTCTGAGGATGACGCCGTTGTTGCCAAACTGGTTCATCAATCTGGCCAGTCCAGTGATTGGCGTGCCGATGATACCGTTCACTGTAGGTACTTTCTTCGGCGTCGCACCGCCTTCATTTGTTGCTATACAAGCGGGTCAAACTTTACAAAAGCTCACGTCGTCTAGTGACGCGTGGTCGTGGaatagtataattattctGTGCATATTCGCATTGCTTTCTCTACTGCCTGTGCTATATAAGCAGAAACTCAAACAGAAGTTCGAGTAA
- the LOC126858813 gene encoding transmembrane protein 41 homolog isoform X2, translating into MNTQVNAKSVLPKATNGEVSTKRAVLTVGLIFIASLTALFYVYMSFPELEQHEKQYMKLPFHIEDAKNLGKLLERYKDLYYFQVLAGLFITYIFAVGATLCYLLSSLLGRRLLYRYFPDKAKEWTIIVTRHRHNLLNYMLFLRMTPLLPNWFINLASPVIGVPMIPFTVGTFFGVAPPSFVAIQAGQTLQKLTSSSDAWSWNSIIILCIFALLSLLPVLYKQKLKQKFE; encoded by the exons atgaacACGCAAGTCAATGCGAAATCAG tattaccGAAAGCAACCAATGGCGAAGTATCAACGAAAAGAGCAGTATTAACTGTTGGACTAATCTTCATAGCTTCATTGACAGCAttgttttatgtatacatgagCTTTCCAGAATTAGAACA ACATGAGAAACAGTATATGAAACTGCCGTTTCATATAGAGGATGCCAAGAATTTGGGAAAGTTATTAGAACGGTATAAGGATCTATATTATTTCCAAGTATTGGCTGGACTGTTCATTACTTACATCTT TGCAGTCGGCGCAACCTTGTGTTACCTGTTGTCCTCTTTACTGGGCAGACGATTGCTGTATCGATACTTTCCAGATAAGGCGAAAGAATGGACCATCATTGTGACTAGGCATCGTCATAATCTACTGAATTACATGCTGTTTCTGAGGATGACGCCGTTGTTGCCAAACTGGTTCATCAATCTGGCCAGTCCAGTGATTGGCGTGCCGATGATACCGTTCACTGTAGGTACTTTCTTCGGCGTCGCACCGCCTTCATTTGTTGCTATACAAGCGGGTCAAACTTTACAAAAGCTCACGTCGTCTAGTGACGCGTGGTCGTGGaatagtataattattctGTGCATATTCGCATTGCTTTCTCTACTGCCTGTGCTATATAAGCAGAAACTCAAACAGAAGTTCGAGTAA
- the LOC126858811 gene encoding uncharacterized protein LOC126858811, with translation MVNLDEYRESVRQIRQYAAEHNVSETQTSEIFQACFRQLEAKYSKKSNRVSRFLRFTFLFLLISFVFLRLCNQRWLNDIFVRISQNSIYPTLYVLRKLAIPIVSLYPSLSELYDEWCLIENPYFYVSDIDCWPCTMVYSVPDLTGHNISRSFNVGIPYTRAENNTKVKIKDLIDIYWSNQDIFDQDARRISSNNETFKTIHDVMRIRLDLYPTDSLTTHVSWKVNRMKPNRILRKLFPKPAETPNWWSQGTEKYIFIDESASPSYLLPSPECSNIVIRCATGARLIKMIPSSECIQHCRSLTILLSAGHTLWYNWWYWRPVSLPVYNATDLSIGYLISFC, from the exons ATGGTCAATTTGGATGAATACAGAGAAAGTGTACGACAAATTAGACAATACGCGGCCGAGCATAATGTATCGGAAACGCAAACGTCAGAAATATTTCAAGCTTGTTTTCGACAATTGGAGGCCAAGTATTCGAAGAAGTCGAATAGAGTATCGAGATTTTTGCGATTCACTTTCttatttcttctaatttcGTTTGTATTTTTACGTTTGTGCAATCAAAGATggttaaatgatatatttgtaagaatCTCACAGAATTCCATATATCCTACTTTATATGTTTTACGCAAATTGGCTATACCAATTGTTAGTTTATATCCATCATTATCTG aattGTATGACGAGTGGTGTCTGATAGAAAACCCATATTTCTATGTAAGCGACATAGACTGTTGGCCTTGCACTATGGTCTACTCTGTGCCAGATTTAACTGGTCACAATATCAGTAGATCATTCAATGTTGGTATACCATATACTAGAGCAGAGAATAATACAAAAGTCAAAATAAAAGATctgattgatatatattggAGTAATCAAGATATCTTTGATCAGGATGCTAGAAGAATCTCTTCCAATAATGAAACTTTTAA aaCTATCCACGATGTAATGAGAATCAGATTAGATTTGTATCCGACTGATTCACTTACTACTCATGTATCTTGGAAAGTAAACCGTATGAAACCTAACAGAATATTACGTAAATTATTCCCAAAGCCAGCTGAAACTCCAAATTGGTGGAGCCAAGGCacggagaaatatatttttattgatgaatCAGCATCACCATCCTATCTACTG cctAGTCCTGAATGCAGCAATATTGTGATACGATGCGCAACTGGTGCAaggttaataaaaatgataccaAGCTCAGAATGCATTCAACATTGTAGATctttgactattttattatctgctGGACATACAT TATGGTACAATTGGTGGTATTGGAGACCTGTAAGTCTGCCAGTGTACAATGCTACTGATCTTTCTATTGGTTATCTAATTTCGTTTTGCTAG
- the LOC126858810 gene encoding DNA-directed RNA polymerases I and III subunit RPAC1 — translation MEKKPEEPRWIIREHEVFKEYSCEPLNKLTALEKFTKKLKIEIVREEDKELEFDIIGCDVSLVNAFRRILITEVPSMAIDKVFIINNTSLLQDEVLAHRLGLIPLRADPRLFEYPPSGRKDDEVSDQDTLKYELKVTCTVNPQPPKNSLLPEHMYRNSKVYSRDIKWVPIGRQGDMFPHGAEQFSVLENDILICKMRPGHEIHAFMHAVKGIGKDHAKFSPVAPARYRFMPVIELTKPVRNEDADLLQSCFSPAVIDVVEKETSSGQKYREARVKNARYDSCSRNVYRYEQLKDCVKMSRISDHFIFYIESVGTLPSAVLFTEAVKVLKNKCRAFLAELEHVEI, via the exons aTGGAAAAGAAACCAGAGGAACCGCGATGGATAATTCGCGAGCACGAAGTT ttCAAGGAATATTCGTGTGAACCATTGAACAAGTTAACGGCActagaaaaatttacaaag AAATTGAAGATCGAGATAGTACGAGAAGAAGATAAAGAGTTAGAATTCGATATAATTGGTTGTGACGTTTCATTGGTCAATGCATTTCGTAGAATACTTATAACTGAAGTACCAAGTATGGCTATTGATAAggtctttataataaataatactagtCTTCTACAGGACGAAGTACTTGCACATAG ATTGGGTCTTATACCTCTTCGAGCAGATCCTCGATTATTCGAATATCCTCCGAGTGGAAGGAAGGATGACGAGGTCAGCGATCAAGATACTCTAAAATATGAACTGAAAGTTACATGCACCGTGAACCCACAACCACCAAAGAACTCTCTTCTTCCAGAGCATATGTATAGAAATAGCAAag TTTATAGTAGGGATATCAAATGGGTACCGATAGGCCGACAAGGGGACATGTTTCCACATGGGGCAGAACAGTTTAGTGTGctagaaaatgatatattaatatgtaaaatgcgTCCTGGTCACGAGATTCATGCGTTTATGCATGCAGTTAAAGGCATTGGCAAAGACCATGCCAAGTTTTCTCCTGTAG CCCCCGCGCGGTATCGTTTTATGCCAGTTATCGAGTTGACTAAACCTGTGAGAAACGAGGACGCGGATCTTTTGCAGAGCTGTTTTAGCCCTGCTGTGATAGATGTGGTAGAGAAAGAAACGAGTTCGGGACAGAAATATCGTGAAGCGCGCGTAAAGAACGCTCGTTATGATAGCTGTAGCAGAAATGTCTACCGTTACGAACAATTGAAGGATTGCGTGAAAATGAGTCGAATATCGGATCATTTTATCT tttATATAGAATCTGTGGGGACGCTACCCTCGGCTGTTTTATTTACGGAAGCTGTTAAAGTGCTCAAGAACAAGTGCAGGGCGTTCCTCGCAGAGCTGGAACAtgtggaaatataa
- the LOC126858814 gene encoding GILT-like protein 2: MGLGSFRWRLVIVLVIGLLLWQTSKIWLTFLQGDAAEQELQMDQAVETPLSQKDDLTRQRVHVAVYYEALCPDSRSFILKQLGPTYRRLSANIEVELVPYGKATTMKTNDGYQFSCQHGPIECQANIVHACSIDIIKDPSIRLQFVTCMIENNIDPIGIMNKCAERISVNLESLKECSKNERGKELLANYGKMTNSLIPRVSFIPTITLDKSSEHQVRILKNLLKEVCLHFKIIPKECLS, from the exons ATGGGGTTAGGCAGTTTCCGATGGCGACTTGTCATTGTTCTCGTCATCGGTCTATTACTTTGGCAGACCTCAAAGATTTGGTTGACGTTCCTGCAAGGCGATGCTGCCGAGCAAG AACTTCAAATGGATCAAGCGGTTGAGACACCGTTGAGCCAAAAAGATGATCTGACTCGACAAAGAGTACACGTGGCCGTGTATTACGAAGCATTATGCCCGGATTCACgtagttttattttgaaacaattagGACCAACGTATCGGAGACTTTCGGCGAATATTGAAGTCGAATTGGTACCGTACGGAAAGGCTACG ACGATGAAGACAAATGATGGATATCAATTCTCGTGCCAACACGGACCTATCGAGTGTCAAGCGAACATCGTACACGCATGTTCCATCGACATTATCAAAGATCCATCGATACGATTGCAATTTGTCACTTGcatgattgaaaataatatagaccCGATaggaataatgaataaatgcgCCGAACGTATATCCGTGAACTTGGAGTCCCTAAAAGAGTGTTCAAAGAATGAAAGGGGGAAGGAACTTTTGGCAAACTACGGGAAGATGACGAACTCGCTTATACCACGAGTATCTTTTATACCGACGATTACCCTCGATAAG AGCTCCGAGCATCAAGTGAGGATATTGAAAAACCTGTTGAAGGAGGTGTGCctgcattttaaaattataccaAAAGAGTGCTTATCGTGA
- the LOC126858815 gene encoding calmodulin, producing the protein MADQLTEEQIAEFKEAFSLFDKDGDGTITTKELGTVMRSLGQNPTEAELQDMINEVDADGNGTIDFPEFLTMMARKMKDTDSEEEIREAFRVFDKDGNGFISAAELRHVMTNLGEKLTDEEVDEMIREADIDGDGQVNYEEFVTMMTSK; encoded by the exons ATG gcTGACCAACTCACAGAAGAACAGATCGCAGAATTTAAGGAAGCGTTTTCGCTTTTCGATAAAGACGGCGATGGTACCATAACCACCAAAGAATTAGGTACAGTCATGCGGTCCCTTGGTCAAAATCCCACAGAAGCTGAACTACAGGACATGATTAATGAAGTAGATGCAGatg GTAACGGCACAATCGACTTTCCGGAGTTCTTGACCATGATGGCGCGTAAAATGAAGGACACGGATAGCGAGGAAGAGATTAGGGAGGCCTTCAGAGTGTTCGATAAGGATGGAAATGGTTTCATATCCGCGGCGGAACTCAGACACGTCATGACCAATCTGGGCGAGAAACTTACTGATGAGGAAGTAGATGAAATGATACGAGAGGCTGATATCGATGGCGACGGTCAAGTTAATTATGAAg AATTCGTCACAATGATGACATCAAAGTGA